A genomic stretch from Pontivivens ytuae includes:
- a CDS encoding TrkH family potassium uptake protein, producing the protein MAEAHGKSHLKAVARFRIALISMSPAKLLLTGYVSYMLIGWVLLSLPVAQQVPVSPLDALFIATSAVSTTGLVSVDPGGSFTLFGEIVIILLIQAGGLGYMTIGSFATLAILGKLPGMRARTTKHAFNLPEHIRPGHFVVWVVVFTLIAETIGALALWPMFAAAGEPNALWLAIFHSISAFCTAGFSLFSTSFEGYAGHAGINIVISALSILGAMGFLIVVDTWRTLTAQRRWLGFSSKVIVRMTLLFLIVGTAVLFVVEPSINALPPVERLLAAFFQTMTATTTVGFNTMPIGAMSLAALMLFFFLMIIGASPAGTGGGLKTTSFAALVGLVRSTLKGRDEIRYLKRRVPLDRLQLAASSLAFYLVLAGLAMFFLFLTEPGAAFEVVMFEVISAMGTVGLSMGITGDLSPLGKLIIIVLMTAGRVGILTFGIAIASHDESREEEQDNELVL; encoded by the coding sequence ATGGCCGAGGCTCACGGCAAGTCGCATTTGAAGGCGGTCGCCCGCTTTCGCATCGCTCTCATCAGCATGTCGCCGGCGAAGCTGCTGCTGACCGGCTATGTCAGTTACATGCTGATCGGCTGGGTCCTCTTGTCCCTGCCGGTCGCGCAACAGGTTCCCGTTAGCCCGCTCGATGCGCTCTTCATCGCGACCTCCGCAGTCTCCACCACGGGGCTCGTCAGCGTCGATCCGGGCGGCAGCTTCACCCTGTTCGGCGAGATCGTCATCATCCTGCTGATCCAGGCGGGCGGCCTCGGCTACATGACCATCGGTTCCTTCGCGACGCTCGCGATCCTGGGCAAGCTGCCGGGGATGCGGGCGCGCACGACGAAGCACGCCTTCAACCTGCCGGAGCATATCCGCCCCGGCCATTTCGTCGTCTGGGTCGTCGTCTTCACCCTGATCGCGGAGACGATCGGCGCGCTGGCGCTCTGGCCGATGTTCGCGGCGGCAGGCGAGCCGAACGCGCTGTGGCTCGCCATCTTCCACTCGATCTCCGCCTTCTGCACGGCGGGCTTCAGCCTCTTCTCGACGAGTTTCGAGGGCTATGCCGGCCATGCGGGCATCAACATCGTAATCTCGGCCCTGTCGATCCTTGGGGCCATGGGCTTCCTGATCGTGGTGGACACCTGGCGGACGCTTACCGCGCAGCGGCGCTGGCTCGGGTTCTCCTCGAAGGTCATCGTGCGGATGACGCTCCTGTTCCTGATCGTGGGCACCGCCGTGCTCTTCGTGGTGGAGCCCTCGATCAACGCGCTGCCGCCGGTGGAGCGGCTGCTCGCCGCCTTCTTCCAGACGATGACGGCGACGACGACGGTCGGTTTCAACACCATGCCGATCGGTGCGATGAGCCTTGCGGCGCTGATGCTCTTCTTCTTCCTGATGATCATCGGCGCCTCGCCTGCGGGCACCGGCGGGGGCCTCAAGACGACGTCCTTCGCCGCTCTCGTCGGCCTCGTCCGCTCGACGCTGAAGGGGCGCGATGAGATCCGGTATCTCAAGCGCCGTGTGCCGCTGGACCGGTTGCAGCTCGCCGCCTCCTCGCTCGCCTTCTACCTGGTGCTCGCCGGGCTCGCGATGTTCTTCCTGTTCCTCACGGAGCCCGGTGCGGCCTTCGAGGTCGTGATGTTCGAGGTGATCTCGGCCATGGGCACGGTGGGGCTGAGCATGGGGATCACCGGCGATCTCTCACCGCTGGGCAAGCTCATCATCATCGTGCTGATGACCGCGGGCCGCGTCGGGATCCTCACCTTCGGCATCGCCATCGCCTCCCACGACGAAAGCCGGGAGGAGGAGCAGGACAACGAACTCGTGCTCTAG